In Heteronotia binoei isolate CCM8104 ecotype False Entrance Well chromosome 4, APGP_CSIRO_Hbin_v1, whole genome shotgun sequence, a genomic segment contains:
- the COPS7A gene encoding COP9 signalosome complex subunit 7a: MAAEVKVTGQNQEQFLLLAKSARGAALASLIHQVLEAPGIYVFGELLDMPSVRELADSEFSPVFRLLTVFAYGTYSDYLAEAGNLPALTEAQKNKLRHLSVVTLASKLKCIPYSVLLDQLQLKNVRQLEDLVIEAVYADVLRGSLDQRNQRLEVDYSIGRDIRREELSAITRTLQEWCQGCEVVLSSIEEQVSRANQHKEQQLGLKQQIESEVANLKKTIKVTTAAAAAATSQDPEQHLSELREPAAGTNQRQASKKASKGKGLRGSAKIWSKSN; this comes from the exons ATGGCTGCCGAGGTGAAGGTGACAGGGCAGAACCAGGAACAGTTCCTGCTGCTGGCCAAATCCGCCCGCGGAGCTGCTCTGGCCAGCCTCATCCATCAAGTGCTGGAAGCCCCTGGCATCTACGTCTTTGGGGAGCTGCTGGATATGCCCAGTGTCCGAGAG CTAGCTGACAGCGAATTCTCCCCCGTCTTCCGCCTGCTCACTGTCTTTGCGTATGGGACGTATTCAGATTATCTGG CCGAAGCCGGGAATCTGCCTGCGTTAACTGAGGCTCAGAAGAACAAACTCCGCCATCTCTCGGTGGTCACGCTGGCTTCCAAGCTCAAG tgCATCCCTTATTCGGTCCTGCTGGACCAGCTGCAGCTGAAGAACGTGCGGCAACTGGAAGACCTGGTGATCGAGGCCGTGTACGCGGACGTCCTGCGCGGGAGCCTGGACCAGCGGAACCAGCGGCTGGAGGTGGATTACAGCATCGGGCGGGACATCCGGCGGGAGGAGCTCAGCGCCATCACCCGCACCCTTCAGGAATG GTGCCAGGGCTGCGAGGTGGTCCTCTCCAGCATCGAGGAGCAGGTCAGCCGAGCGAATCAGCACAAGGAGCAGCAGctgggcctgaagcagcagatcgAGAGCGAG GTTGCAAATCTGAAGAAGACCATCAAAGTGACGACGGCAGCAGCTGCGGCCGCCACTTCCCAAGATCCCGAGCAACATCTGTCTGAGCTCCGGGAGCCCGCTGCGGGTACCAACCAGCGGCAGGCGAGCAAAAAGGCTTCGAAGGGCAAAGG GCTCCGAGGCAGTGCGAAAATCTGGTCGAAATCGAACTAG